From a single Chlorogloeopsis sp. ULAP01 genomic region:
- the aroH gene encoding chorismate mutase: MRAIRGATTASENTLEAMREAVMELMDELEKRNQLHPSNIISVTFTVTRDLDAIFPAAIARQRPNWDCVAMLDVQQMYVQGSLERCIRLLIHAYLPASEPIYHTYLRHAAQLRPDWSLPQAFITKPRNYEGNR, encoded by the coding sequence ATGCGGGCGATTCGCGGTGCAACAACAGCCTCGGAAAATACGCTGGAAGCGATGCGAGAAGCTGTGATGGAATTAATGGATGAGCTGGAAAAACGCAACCAACTGCATCCATCCAATATTATTAGCGTTACTTTTACGGTGACACGAGATTTAGATGCAATTTTTCCAGCTGCGATCGCCCGCCAACGTCCTAATTGGGATTGCGTCGCCATGCTAGATGTACAACAAATGTATGTTCAAGGCAGTTTGGAGCGTTGTATCCGGTTGTTAATTCACGCTTACCTGCCAGCCTCCGAACCAATTTATCATACATATTTGCGTCATGCTGCCCAATTGCGCCCTGATTGGAGTCTGCCCCAAGCTTTTATAACCAAACCTAGAAATTATGAAGGCAATCGCTAA
- a CDS encoding alpha/beta hydrolase, which produces MTIAENLIVTGLGITTIGLFAGIVYQAVSEAIDRRRYPPHGELVDIGGFRLHLNCVGQGTPTVVMDAGGGAPSITWGLVPSEIAKFTRVCTYDRAGLGWSDPNFRTPRTSQQSVDELHKLLNKAGIEPPYILVGHSLGGANMRLYASQYPKDVVGLVLVDSVHENQMTSDAWRRIQRQLWLYQVMRIANQVGVLRLIGELNLLPMLKDIKQETQKYPSAVQALFDTYKSYCYRPHYWATVYSERASIGKSFEQLQTVISLGELPLIVLIQGAKDPQISDERFQKWSSLQLDLTKLSSNNQHIIAENSGHLVPLDQPELVISAVHQLIQRLSTQRIFYD; this is translated from the coding sequence ATGACGATCGCGGAAAATTTGATCGTGACTGGGTTAGGCATTACCACAATCGGATTATTTGCGGGGATTGTCTATCAAGCAGTGAGTGAAGCCATTGATCGACGTAGATATCCTCCACACGGTGAACTTGTTGATATTGGAGGATTTCGTTTACATCTCAACTGTGTCGGGCAGGGTACGCCAACGGTTGTCATGGATGCTGGCGGTGGTGCTCCCTCAATTACATGGGGCTTGGTTCCATCTGAAATCGCCAAGTTTACTCGTGTCTGCACCTACGATCGTGCGGGTTTGGGTTGGAGCGATCCCAATTTCAGAACACCGCGCACCAGCCAGCAGAGCGTTGATGAATTACATAAACTTCTGAATAAAGCTGGGATCGAGCCTCCTTATATTTTGGTAGGACACTCGTTGGGTGGAGCCAATATGCGGCTGTATGCCAGTCAATATCCAAAAGATGTAGTCGGATTAGTGTTAGTAGATTCTGTTCATGAAAATCAGATGACATCTGATGCGTGGAGACGCATTCAAAGGCAGTTGTGGCTTTATCAGGTTATGAGAATTGCCAATCAAGTTGGTGTGCTGCGATTAATCGGGGAACTGAACCTGTTGCCAATGCTTAAGGACATCAAGCAAGAAACTCAAAAATATCCGTCGGCAGTACAAGCTTTGTTTGACACCTACAAATCCTACTGTTATCGCCCCCACTATTGGGCAACCGTATATAGTGAACGTGCCAGTATAGGAAAAAGCTTTGAGCAATTACAAACAGTAATATCACTAGGCGAACTGCCTTTAATCGTATTGATTCAAGGCGCTAAAGATCCACAGATTAGTGACGAAAGATTCCAAAAGTGGTCATCGCTTCAATTAGACTTGACTAAATTATCGTCAAATAACCAACATATAATTGCAGAAAATAGCGGGCATCTTGTTCCGCTAGATCAGCCTGAGTTAGTTATTAGTGCAGTTCATCAACTGATTCAGAGATTGAGCACCCAAAGAATCTTCTATGATTAG
- a CDS encoding alcohol dehydrogenase catalytic domain-containing protein, with protein sequence MKGLWLENKQLQLLSDIPVPEPPPGEALVRVLCAGICNTDLELTRGYYPFTGILGHEFVGVVEQGPEHLINQRVVGEINAVCGQCRFCRSGNSTHCENRTVLGIVNRNGAFSDYLCLPIENLHIVPDHIPTEVATFTEPVAAALEIQQQVKLHPDERVLVVGDGKLGQLVAQTLALSGCDLSVIGRHPEKLANLETRGIKTGFADAVTDKTFDVSVECTGNAEGFAIALRALRPRGTLVLKSTYAGNLSLDASSLVVDEITLIGSRCGPFPLALEVLAQGKVDVQPLIHARYPLTEGLAAFAHAQTKGVLKVLLEMH encoded by the coding sequence ATGAAAGGACTCTGGCTGGAAAACAAACAACTGCAATTACTGAGCGACATTCCTGTTCCTGAACCACCACCAGGAGAAGCTTTGGTACGGGTTTTGTGCGCTGGTATTTGCAATACTGACTTAGAACTTACCAGAGGCTATTATCCCTTCACTGGCATTTTAGGACATGAATTTGTCGGCGTTGTGGAACAAGGGCCAGAACATTTAATCAACCAACGTGTTGTTGGGGAAATTAATGCTGTTTGCGGGCAGTGTCGCTTTTGTCGTAGCGGTAACTCAACTCACTGTGAAAACCGCACAGTTCTTGGCATTGTTAATCGTAACGGAGCCTTTAGTGACTATCTGTGTTTACCAATAGAGAATTTACATATCGTACCGGATCATATACCCACAGAAGTAGCAACATTTACCGAACCTGTAGCCGCAGCATTGGAAATTCAGCAGCAGGTAAAATTACATCCAGATGAGCGAGTACTTGTAGTTGGTGATGGCAAACTGGGGCAATTAGTAGCACAAACGCTGGCATTAAGTGGCTGTGACTTATCAGTAATCGGGCGTCATCCTGAGAAATTGGCTAATTTAGAAACACGGGGTATAAAAACAGGCTTTGCTGATGCTGTCACAGACAAAACTTTTGATGTTTCAGTAGAGTGTACAGGCAATGCCGAAGGATTTGCGATCGCGCTTCGTGCTTTACGTCCCCGTGGCACGCTAGTTCTTAAAAGCACCTATGCCGGCAATCTCAGCTTAGATGCTTCCTCATTGGTAGTAGATGAAATTACTTTGATAGGTTCACGCTGCGGCCCGTTTCCACTAGCATTGGAGGTGCTAGCACAAGGCAAAGTGGACGTACAACCCCTAATTCACGCTCGCTATCCCCTAACTGAAGGGTTGGCAGCATTTGCCCATGCGCAAACAAAAGGTGTTTTAAAGGTTTTGCTAGAAATGCACTAG
- the chlG gene encoding chlorophyll synthase ChlG, producing the protein MSESTPITTNSNTSEALDSVATTEEAQTIANRGAKTRQLLGMKGAAPGETSIWKIRLQLMKPITWIPLMWGVICGAASSGEYTWTLENVFKAAVCMLLSGPLMAGYVQILNDYYDREIDAINEPYRPIPSGAISVPQVITQIWVLLIAGIALAFTLDKWAGNEFPTITTIAIIGSFVGYIYSAPPLKLKQNGWLGSYALGASYITFPWCTGHALFGELNWKIVVLTLIYSLAGLGIAIVNDFKSVEGDRKLGLQSLPVMFGVTTAAWICVVMIDVFQTAIAAYLIYIHENLYAAILILLIIPQITFQDMYFLRDPLKNDVKYQASAQPFLVLGMLVAGLAIGHAGI; encoded by the coding sequence ATGTCTGAATCAACTCCCATTACCACAAATTCCAATACATCTGAAGCCCTAGACTCAGTAGCAACAACTGAGGAAGCGCAAACCATTGCCAATCGTGGTGCTAAAACCAGGCAACTGTTGGGCATGAAAGGTGCAGCACCAGGAGAAACATCAATTTGGAAAATTCGCTTGCAATTGATGAAGCCCATCACTTGGATTCCTCTCATGTGGGGTGTAATCTGTGGTGCGGCTTCTTCTGGAGAGTATACTTGGACACTGGAAAATGTGTTTAAGGCAGCAGTTTGTATGTTGCTATCAGGACCATTGATGGCAGGTTATGTACAAATTCTGAACGATTACTACGATCGCGAAATTGATGCCATCAACGAACCATATCGCCCAATCCCCTCTGGAGCCATTTCTGTACCCCAGGTAATTACGCAGATTTGGGTATTACTTATTGCTGGTATTGCCCTGGCATTTACCTTAGATAAATGGGCAGGGAATGAATTTCCCACAATTACAACGATCGCCATCATCGGTTCCTTTGTTGGCTATATATATTCAGCCCCACCTTTAAAGCTCAAGCAAAACGGCTGGTTAGGAAGTTATGCCTTAGGTGCAAGCTATATTACCTTCCCTTGGTGTACCGGTCATGCTTTGTTTGGTGAACTCAATTGGAAAATCGTTGTTCTGACTCTAATTTACAGTTTGGCTGGATTGGGAATCGCCATTGTCAATGACTTTAAGAGCGTAGAAGGCGATCGCAAATTAGGATTGCAGTCATTACCTGTAATGTTTGGCGTTACCACTGCCGCTTGGATTTGTGTGGTGATGATTGATGTCTTTCAAACCGCGATCGCTGCCTATCTTATTTATATTCACGAAAATTTGTACGCGGCAATTCTTATATTGCTCATCATCCCACAAATTACCTTCCAGGATATGTATTTCCTGCGCGATCCCCTCAAAAATGACGTCAAATACCAAGCTAGCGCTCAACCGTTCCTAGTCTTAGGAATGCTTGTTGCTGGTTTAGCAATTGGTCATGCCGGCATCTAA
- a CDS encoding MlaE family lipid ABC transporter permease subunit, giving the protein MNETISKSSLGKWGQRLLAAVFLGGQVLVHLLRGKIHRRNTLEQMAAVGPDSLFIALLTAIFVGAVFTIQVAREFITFGAGNLVGGVLAVALTRELSPVLTAVIIAGRVGSAFAAEIGTMRVTEQIDALLMLKTDPVDYLVIPRVIACFLMMPVLTLLSLVTGMLGGLFISINVYNLSDTQFLDSARNFLNTWDILSAIIKGCCFGVLIAVIGCSWGLTTTGGAKGVGQSTTTAVVTALLIIFISNFFLSWLMFQGAGSALLQGF; this is encoded by the coding sequence TTGAACGAGACTATATCTAAATCTAGTTTGGGGAAATGGGGTCAGCGGTTGCTGGCAGCAGTATTTTTGGGTGGACAAGTATTAGTTCACCTCCTCAGAGGCAAAATCCATAGACGCAATACCTTAGAGCAAATGGCAGCAGTAGGGCCAGATTCACTATTTATTGCCCTTTTGACAGCCATTTTTGTGGGTGCGGTATTTACTATTCAAGTAGCGCGGGAATTTATCACTTTTGGTGCAGGAAATCTCGTGGGTGGAGTCCTAGCAGTTGCGCTGACACGAGAACTATCCCCTGTACTGACAGCAGTAATTATAGCAGGGCGTGTTGGTTCGGCATTTGCGGCAGAAATCGGCACAATGCGTGTTACAGAACAAATTGATGCCTTATTAATGTTAAAAACAGATCCTGTAGATTACTTAGTTATTCCCCGCGTCATTGCTTGCTTTTTAATGATGCCAGTTTTAACCCTTTTATCTTTGGTGACAGGGATGCTAGGGGGATTATTTATTTCTATTAATGTATACAATCTCTCAGATACACAGTTTTTAGACTCAGCCCGTAACTTTCTTAATACTTGGGATATCTTGAGTGCCATAATCAAAGGGTGTTGCTTTGGGGTCTTAATTGCTGTTATCGGTTGTAGTTGGGGGTTGACAACAACTGGAGGAGCTAAAGGCGTAGGACAGTCAACCACAACTGCTGTTGTGACAGCCTTACTGATTATATTTATTAGTAACTTCTTTCTCTCTTGGTTAATGTTTCAAGGAGCGGGAAGTGCTTTGCTACAAGGATTTTAA
- a CDS encoding DUF2862 domain-containing protein — protein sequence MDIGQKVKVYRLRDRVSNPIAQRLGKVGIIEGFKVTDGSGVGVVVKFDDNFTTWFFEDELKVVQ from the coding sequence ATGGACATCGGACAAAAAGTTAAGGTTTATCGTTTGCGCGATCGCGTATCTAATCCCATTGCTCAAAGGCTAGGAAAAGTCGGTATCATCGAAGGCTTTAAAGTGACTGATGGTAGCGGCGTTGGTGTGGTGGTAAAGTTTGATGATAATTTTACCACCTGGTTTTTTGAAGACGAACTCAAAGTAGTACAGTAA
- a CDS encoding ChaN family lipoprotein: MQSKLQSSAKILANKQQSFQTKKLFFYFLSFTFYLLFSTLPACAQTVKNSCPPKLVIATPPRNLDTIFPNLEQSCGEAEKFISSPQQMLSELAQVDVIYLGETHSRSLDHQNQLKIIQELYQRNPKIAIAMEMFQRPYQGVVNDYLAGKLTEAQLIEKSEYEKRWGFPWENYAPILRFAKQKQLPVLALNTPTEITRKVARQGLESLTPSERQFIPPFAEIRTDNQEYRELALQAFQHHQDAGHGNSPSAERFFLAQVLWDETMAEAIAKFVKANPNRQVVVLAGAGHIIYGYGIPSRVERRLENQKFTQRSVLLSPSEDATTGKTPKVADFILDKTNPLAF; this comes from the coding sequence ATGCAATCCAAGTTACAGTCATCCGCCAAAATATTAGCAAACAAGCAGCAAAGCTTCCAAACGAAAAAACTATTTTTTTACTTTTTATCTTTTACTTTTTACTTACTATTTTCCACCTTACCTGCTTGCGCCCAAACAGTAAAAAATTCTTGCCCTCCCAAATTAGTAATCGCTACACCGCCCAGAAATTTAGATACCATTTTTCCAAACTTGGAGCAAAGTTGTGGTGAAGCTGAAAAATTTATTTCCAGCCCGCAACAGATGCTATCAGAATTAGCGCAGGTGGATGTAATATATTTGGGGGAAACTCATAGCAGAAGCCTCGATCACCAAAACCAACTCAAAATTATTCAAGAACTTTACCAGCGTAACCCGAAAATAGCGATCGCAATGGAAATGTTCCAGCGCCCCTATCAAGGTGTTGTCAATGATTATTTGGCAGGTAAACTAACAGAAGCACAACTGATTGAGAAAAGCGAGTACGAAAAACGCTGGGGTTTCCCTTGGGAAAATTACGCGCCCATCCTCCGCTTTGCCAAACAAAAACAACTGCCCGTCTTAGCCTTAAACACCCCTACAGAAATTACTCGCAAAGTTGCCCGTCAAGGATTAGAAAGCCTCACCCCCTCGGAACGGCAATTTATTCCTCCATTTGCAGAAATTCGCACCGATAACCAAGAATATCGCGAATTAGCACTCCAAGCCTTCCAACACCATCAAGATGCAGGGCATGGTAACAGCCCTAGTGCAGAACGCTTTTTCTTAGCACAAGTGCTATGGGATGAAACAATGGCAGAGGCGATCGCCAAGTTCGTTAAAGCAAATCCTAATCGCCAAGTGGTAGTGTTAGCTGGCGCTGGACATATTATCTACGGTTACGGTATTCCTAGTCGCGTGGAACGTCGGCTTGAAAATCAAAAGTTTACTCAGCGATCAGTTTTACTCAGCCCTTCTGAAGATGCGACAACGGGTAAAACTCCAAAAGTGGCAGATTTTATTTTGGATAAGACAAACCCTTTAGCTTTCTAA
- the crtR gene encoding beta-carotene hydroxylase: MLVSEARKPLTVPPKELLAPPGGLNPTLLMFLAAVGIVVLSCLGYWVWHWPHWLSFVMNIIALHISGTVIHDACHQAAHRNKVINAMLGHGSALMLVFAFPVFTRVHLQHHAHVNDPKDDPDHFVSTGGPLWLIAVRFFYHEIFFFKRRLWRKYELLEWLASRLFVVAIVYLSVQYHFLGYVLNFWFVPSGIVGLTLGLFFDYLPHRPFVERDRWKNARVYANPILNILILGQNYHLIHHLWPSIPWYNYQPTYYLMKPLLDEKGSYQSLGLLQKKDFFAFIYDIFLGIRFHHKKIEES, encoded by the coding sequence ATGCTCGTGTCGGAGGCACGGAAGCCACTGACAGTCCCCCCAAAAGAATTATTAGCGCCTCCTGGTGGATTGAATCCAACACTGCTGATGTTTTTGGCGGCTGTGGGAATCGTTGTGCTATCTTGCTTGGGTTACTGGGTTTGGCATTGGCCGCACTGGTTATCTTTTGTCATGAACATTATTGCTTTACATATTTCTGGTACGGTGATTCATGATGCCTGCCACCAAGCTGCTCATCGCAATAAGGTAATTAACGCGATGCTAGGACATGGTAGTGCTTTGATGCTGGTTTTTGCCTTTCCGGTGTTTACACGGGTGCATTTACAGCATCATGCTCATGTTAATGATCCAAAAGATGATCCAGATCACTTTGTTTCTACAGGCGGCCCATTATGGCTAATAGCGGTACGTTTTTTCTATCATGAAATATTTTTCTTTAAACGCCGCCTTTGGCGAAAATATGAGCTTCTAGAATGGTTGGCAAGCCGCTTGTTTGTAGTGGCAATTGTCTATCTTTCAGTGCAATACCACTTTTTGGGTTATGTTCTGAACTTTTGGTTCGTGCCTTCTGGCATAGTTGGTTTAACACTAGGGTTATTTTTTGACTACTTGCCCCATCGTCCTTTTGTAGAGCGCGATCGCTGGAAAAATGCCCGTGTCTACGCAAACCCCATTCTCAACATCCTCATTCTCGGACAGAATTACCACTTAATTCATCATTTGTGGCCTTCTATTCCTTGGTATAATTACCAACCCACATACTATCTCATGAAGCCTCTTCTAGATGAAAAAGGTAGTTACCAATCGTTAGGGTTGCTACAAAAGAAAGACTTTTTTGCTTTCATTTATGACATTTTTTTAGGAATTCGTTTTCATCATAAAAAAATAGAGGAAAGTTAA
- the pyk gene encoding pyruvate kinase, with product MQLRDSVRRTKIVATIGPATSSPEMLKAIIEAGATTLRLNFSHGSHADHQRNIRLIRQIAFELNQPVGILQDLQGPKIRLGKFENGSIVVVRGDRFTLTNRPVVGTQDISCVTYEYLADEVPTGAKILLDDGRVEMQVEEVNRDKGDLHCRVTVGGTLSNNKGVNFPGVYLSVKAMTDKDREDLMFGLDQGVDWVALSFVRNPQDVIEIKELISSTGKQVPVIAKIEKHEAIEQMEAILALCDGVMVARGDLGVELPAEDVPILQKQLIATANRLGIPIITATQMLDSMVNNPRPTRAEVSDVANAIIDGTDAVMLSNETAVGKFPVEAVATMARIAERIEQEAAQNTNASQAKDSKRSIPNAISQAVGQISEQLGAAAIMSLTQTGATARNVSKFRPHTPILAVTPHVNVARQLQLVWGVKPLLVLELPSTGQTFQAAINVALENQLVCEGDLVVMTAGTLQGISGSTDLIKVEVVTAVLGQGIGLGQGSVSGRARVAHTGMDASNFNPGDILVAPRTNADFVEAIRKAGGIITEEESLTCHAAVIGLRLGVPVIVGVKKATQVIRDGAILTMDTQRGVIYSGAVGTP from the coding sequence ATGCAACTAAGAGATTCTGTACGTCGGACAAAAATTGTCGCCACGATCGGCCCTGCCACCAGTAGCCCAGAAATGCTCAAAGCAATTATTGAAGCTGGTGCCACCACGTTGCGGCTAAACTTTTCTCACGGTTCTCATGCCGATCATCAACGCAATATTCGTTTAATTCGGCAAATAGCCTTTGAATTGAATCAACCAGTCGGTATTCTCCAAGATTTGCAAGGGCCGAAAATTCGCTTGGGGAAATTTGAAAATGGATCGATAGTGGTAGTTCGTGGCGATCGCTTTACCTTAACAAATCGTCCAGTCGTTGGCACACAGGATATTAGCTGCGTTACCTACGAATATCTAGCAGACGAAGTTCCCACCGGAGCAAAAATCCTTCTTGATGATGGACGAGTAGAAATGCAGGTAGAGGAGGTGAACCGAGACAAAGGCGATTTGCATTGTCGTGTCACTGTCGGTGGGACACTTTCTAACAATAAAGGTGTGAACTTTCCCGGAGTATATCTTTCTGTCAAAGCCATGACCGACAAAGATCGTGAGGATCTCATGTTCGGTTTAGATCAAGGTGTAGACTGGGTAGCACTTTCCTTTGTTCGCAATCCGCAAGACGTCATCGAAATCAAAGAACTTATTTCCAGCACAGGTAAGCAAGTGCCAGTCATTGCCAAAATTGAAAAACACGAAGCCATTGAACAAATGGAAGCAATTTTGGCTTTGTGTGATGGCGTTATGGTTGCCAGAGGGGATTTAGGCGTAGAACTTCCAGCCGAAGATGTACCCATATTGCAAAAACAGCTAATAGCCACTGCCAATCGCTTGGGGATTCCAATTATCACCGCCACCCAAATGTTGGATAGTATGGTTAACAACCCCCGTCCCACACGTGCCGAGGTATCGGATGTAGCCAATGCGATTATCGATGGCACTGATGCTGTCATGCTCTCCAATGAAACGGCTGTGGGCAAGTTCCCGGTAGAAGCTGTAGCAACTATGGCGCGTATTGCCGAAAGAATCGAGCAGGAAGCAGCACAAAATACAAACGCCAGTCAGGCAAAAGACAGTAAACGTTCTATTCCCAACGCTATTAGCCAAGCAGTCGGGCAAATTTCCGAACAGTTGGGAGCAGCAGCTATTATGAGCTTGACACAAACTGGAGCCACTGCCCGCAATGTTTCTAAGTTTCGTCCCCACACGCCGATTTTGGCTGTTACACCCCATGTGAATGTCGCCAGACAACTACAATTGGTATGGGGAGTCAAACCGCTACTAGTATTGGAATTGCCTTCTACCGGTCAGACTTTCCAAGCAGCTATTAATGTTGCTTTGGAGAATCAGCTGGTATGTGAGGGAGATTTGGTGGTAATGACGGCAGGTACTCTGCAAGGCATTTCCGGCTCGACAGATTTAATCAAGGTAGAAGTCGTAACAGCAGTACTCGGTCAAGGAATTGGACTCGGACAAGGTTCTGTTAGCGGTAGAGCCAGAGTAGCTCACACTGGCATGGATGCGAGTAACTTTAATCCTGGGGATATTCTGGTTGCACCTCGCACTAATGCCGATTTTGTGGAAGCAATTCGCAAAGCAGGCGGTATTATTACTGAAGAAGAAAGTCTCACTTGTCACGCAGCAGTAATTGGTTTGCGTCTTGGCGTGCCGGTGATTGTGGGTGTGAAAAAGGCAACTCAGGTGATTCGCGATGGAGCAATTTTGACAATGGATACGCAGCGAGGTGTGATTTATTCTGGGGCAGTAGGAACGCCGTAG
- the sppA gene encoding signal peptide peptidase SppA: protein MIWPFKPKFRKQIARIEITGAIGSATRKRVLEALKTVEEKKFPALLLRIDSPGGTVGDSQEIYSALKRLREKVKIIASFGNISASGGVYIGMGAQHIMANPGTITGSIGVILRGNNLERLLEKIGVSFKVIKSGPYKDILAFDRELTEPEQNILQELIDTSYQQFVQTVAEGRNLAVEAVKSFADGRIFTGQQALELGIVDRLGTEEDARRWAAELVGLDPEKTQVFTLEERKPLLSRLLPGTRQVSSGLASGIDWLEFEMSTSGLPLWLYRP, encoded by the coding sequence ATGATTTGGCCTTTTAAGCCTAAGTTTCGCAAACAAATTGCTCGAATTGAAATTACTGGTGCGATCGGTAGTGCAACTCGCAAGCGAGTTTTAGAAGCTCTGAAAACTGTAGAAGAGAAAAAGTTTCCGGCTCTACTGTTACGTATTGATAGCCCTGGCGGTACAGTAGGAGATTCTCAAGAAATATACAGTGCCTTGAAGCGTTTGCGTGAAAAAGTCAAAATAATAGCTAGTTTCGGCAATATTTCTGCTTCTGGGGGTGTATACATTGGTATGGGCGCCCAACACATCATGGCTAATCCTGGCACGATTACCGGTAGTATTGGTGTGATTTTGCGTGGCAATAACTTGGAACGCTTGCTAGAAAAAATTGGTGTCTCCTTTAAGGTAATTAAATCTGGCCCCTATAAAGACATTTTGGCTTTTGATCGAGAACTAACTGAGCCGGAGCAAAATATCTTACAAGAATTGATTGATACTAGTTACCAACAGTTCGTGCAAACAGTGGCTGAGGGCAGAAACCTAGCAGTAGAAGCTGTAAAAAGTTTCGCCGATGGTCGGATTTTTACTGGTCAGCAGGCTTTAGAATTGGGTATTGTAGACAGATTAGGAACCGAAGAAGACGCGCGTCGATGGGCAGCAGAACTTGTCGGTCTTGATCCAGAAAAGACACAAGTCTTTACGCTAGAAGAACGTAAACCCCTGTTAAGTCGTTTATTGCCAGGAACTCGTCAGGTTTCGTCTGGATTAGCCAGTGGCATTGATTGGCTGGAATTTGAAATGTCTACCAGTGGTTTACCTTTGTGGTTATATAGACCTTAA
- a CDS encoding DUF3119 family protein, whose product MSTHKTGIETVTTSKAPLSTSTVELKPSYNIPVVLAIAAIPLLFLQPWVGGAIAILGLFLLLQAVTIRLQFTATDLDIYRGENLIRRFPYLEWQNWRIFWDKIPILFYFKEVKSIHFLPIIFDPNTLKNCLEERCPRIESGTK is encoded by the coding sequence ATGTCTACTCACAAAACAGGAATTGAGACTGTGACTACTTCAAAAGCGCCATTATCAACATCAACTGTCGAACTTAAGCCTAGTTACAACATACCTGTAGTGTTAGCGATCGCAGCCATTCCACTGCTATTTTTGCAACCTTGGGTAGGCGGTGCGATCGCAATTTTGGGGTTATTTCTGCTGTTGCAGGCAGTAACAATACGACTGCAATTTACTGCTACAGATTTAGACATCTACAGAGGCGAAAATTTAATTAGGCGCTTTCCTTATTTGGAATGGCAAAACTGGCGTATTTTTTGGGATAAAATTCCCATCTTATTTTATTTCAAAGAAGTTAAAAGCATTCACTTTCTACCTATTATATTTGACCCTAACACCCTGAAAAACTGCTTAGAAGAACGTTGTCCGCGTATTGAGTCCGGAACAAAATAA
- a CDS encoding ArsA family ATPase codes for MALILTFLGKGGSARTQVAIAAAKLLASQGKRVLLAGSAEPALQILLGLPVGTDPQEIAANLQVVQLQASTLLERSWEDVKKLEAQYLRTPILKDVYGQELSVLPGMDTALVLNAIREYYESGNYDAIIYDGSGDTSTLRMFGMPEYLSWYVRRFRQLFVNSDLGKTISESPLIQPLVSTFFNINWTADNFAQPTNQVNNFLDKGKAALADPKHVAAFLVTTTDLVEVASARYLWGSAQQVGLTVGGVILVSSDININISGEFTPLPVSVVPHVKAGEWQPLMDSLPNFVAQALQAPKPIEIDIHERKVSLFLPGFDKKQVKLTQYGPEVTVEAGDQRRNIFLPPALSGRPVAGAKFQNNYLIISF; via the coding sequence ATGGCCCTGATACTGACATTTTTGGGCAAAGGCGGCTCTGCTCGCACTCAGGTAGCGATCGCCGCTGCCAAACTATTAGCAAGCCAAGGAAAGCGTGTACTTCTAGCTGGAAGTGCAGAACCAGCATTACAAATCCTGTTGGGGCTTCCTGTTGGCACCGATCCTCAAGAAATTGCTGCTAATTTGCAAGTCGTACAGTTACAAGCATCAACACTGCTAGAACGTAGCTGGGAAGATGTGAAAAAACTGGAAGCACAATATCTCAGAACTCCTATCCTTAAAGATGTTTATGGACAGGAACTCTCTGTCTTGCCAGGGATGGACACTGCCCTTGTCCTCAATGCAATACGCGAGTATTACGAAAGCGGCAACTACGATGCGATCATCTACGATGGCAGCGGCGATACTTCTACTTTGCGAATGTTTGGAATGCCAGAGTATCTCAGCTGGTATGTAAGACGATTTAGGCAACTATTTGTCAACTCCGATTTGGGAAAGACAATTTCCGAATCCCCCTTGATTCAACCGCTTGTTAGCACTTTTTTCAACATCAACTGGACGGCAGATAATTTTGCTCAACCCACAAATCAAGTCAACAATTTTCTAGACAAGGGTAAAGCTGCCCTCGCCGATCCCAAACATGTTGCTGCTTTTTTGGTGACAACTACCGATCTGGTTGAAGTTGCCTCTGCTCGTTACCTTTGGGGAAGCGCTCAACAAGTGGGTTTAACTGTAGGTGGTGTTATTCTTGTATCTTCGGACATAAACATCAATATATCTGGGGAATTTACTCCCTTGCCTGTAAGCGTAGTTCCCCATGTCAAAGCTGGTGAGTGGCAACCGCTAATGGATTCCCTACCTAACTTTGTCGCACAAGCACTACAAGCTCCCAAACCTATTGAAATTGACATTCATGAACGAAAAGTAAGCTTGTTTTTGCCAGGATTTGACAAAAAACAAGTCAAACTTACCCAATATGGGCCAGAAGTCACTGTAGAGGCAGGAGATCAAAGGCGAAATATTTTTCTCCCTCCAGCTTTGAGTGGTAGGCCTGTTGCTGGTGCTAAGTTTCAAAATAATTATTTGATTATCTCGTTTTAG